Proteins from a genomic interval of Caulobacter sp. SL161:
- the queE gene encoding 7-carboxy-7-deazaguanine synthase, producing the protein MTYSVKEIFLTLQGEGGQAGKAAVFCRFSGCNLWSGREQDRAKAVCTFCDTDFVGTDGENGGKFATAEDLAAAVEAQWTGGPDDRLVVCTGGEPFLQLDDAAIAALHARGFQIAVETNGTITAPAGVDWICVSPKADAPVVQTSGQELKLVFPQEKAMPERFAGLDFERFYLQPMDGPDRDANTQLAVAYCLSHPQWRLSVQTHKYLGLP; encoded by the coding sequence ATGACCTATTCCGTCAAGGAGATCTTCCTGACCCTCCAGGGCGAGGGCGGTCAGGCCGGCAAGGCCGCCGTGTTCTGCCGGTTCTCGGGGTGCAATCTCTGGAGCGGCCGCGAGCAGGACCGCGCCAAGGCGGTCTGTACGTTCTGCGACACCGACTTCGTCGGGACCGACGGCGAGAACGGCGGCAAGTTCGCAACGGCTGAGGATCTGGCCGCGGCGGTCGAGGCGCAGTGGACGGGCGGTCCCGATGACCGGCTGGTTGTCTGCACCGGCGGTGAGCCGTTCCTGCAGCTGGACGACGCGGCCATCGCCGCGCTGCACGCGCGGGGCTTTCAGATCGCCGTCGAGACCAACGGCACGATCACCGCGCCGGCGGGCGTCGACTGGATCTGTGTCAGCCCCAAGGCCGACGCGCCGGTGGTGCAGACGTCCGGCCAGGAGCTGAAGCTGGTCTTCCCGCAGGAAAAGGCGATGCCCGAGCGCTTTGCGGGCCTGGATTTCGAGCGCTTCTACCTGCAGCCGATGGACGGCCCGGACCGCGACGCAAACACGCAATTGGCCGTGGCCTATTGCCTTTCGCACCCACAATGGCGTTTAAGCGTCCAAACGCACAAATATCTCGGCCTGCCCTGA
- a CDS encoding cupin domain-containing protein gives MALDGSGGSMFINLAEEASSLPQAWRSKILGRTGGANIKIIRMDEAGIPTESHADFDEGFLVVEGHMTLEIEGRHIAMKAGDFYLVPAGRPHSVLPGARGVLFLIDAE, from the coding sequence GTGGCTTTGGACGGTTCAGGAGGGTCTATGTTCATTAATCTGGCCGAAGAAGCCTCGAGCCTGCCGCAAGCCTGGCGCTCGAAGATCCTGGGGCGCACGGGCGGCGCCAATATCAAGATCATCCGCATGGACGAGGCCGGGATCCCTACCGAAAGCCATGCCGATTTCGATGAGGGCTTCCTGGTCGTCGAGGGCCACATGACGCTCGAGATCGAGGGGCGTCATATCGCGATGAAGGCGGGCGACTTCTACCTCGTCCCCGCGGGCCGGCCGCATAGCGTTCTGCCGGGCGCGCGAGGGGTCTTGTTCCTGATCGACGCCGAGTAG
- a CDS encoding bifunctional helix-turn-helix transcriptional regulator/GNAT family N-acetyltransferase — MSVDLLAGLGVGFLGSRLKRLAERMQADAAEVARSLDLPVQPAQMSLLMAIRMHEPISVGELAERLQLAQPTVTRALGPLERTGFVEVRRAPGDQRTKRLAFTDKGRGLMARIQAELLPRIEPAAAALVAELEGDFMRGLARVEARLAERSLLERAQAAGSPLVWTRDFSDDLAEAFYRINAQWIEEMFALEENDVALLSSPRELILDKGGVVLFAETAEYGVVGTCALMVSKDGWVELTKMGVLKSARGVKAGEFLLAKTLERAASLGMDKIYLLTNRKCAAAIHLYEKLGFVHDEAIMRSFGARYERCDVAMSYRPRV; from the coding sequence ATGTCTGTTGATCTTCTGGCGGGCCTGGGTGTCGGGTTTCTTGGTAGCCGGCTCAAGCGCTTGGCCGAACGGATGCAGGCCGACGCCGCTGAGGTGGCGCGCTCGCTGGATCTGCCAGTGCAGCCGGCGCAGATGTCGCTGTTGATGGCGATCCGCATGCACGAGCCCATCTCGGTAGGCGAACTGGCCGAGCGCCTGCAACTGGCGCAGCCGACGGTGACGCGGGCCCTGGGTCCCTTGGAGCGGACGGGTTTCGTCGAGGTCCGCCGCGCGCCGGGAGACCAGCGCACCAAGCGTCTGGCCTTCACCGACAAGGGGAGAGGGCTGATGGCGCGGATCCAGGCCGAGCTCCTGCCGCGCATCGAGCCGGCGGCCGCCGCGTTGGTGGCGGAACTGGAGGGGGACTTCATGCGGGGATTGGCCCGGGTGGAGGCTCGGCTGGCTGAGCGGTCGTTGCTGGAGCGCGCCCAGGCGGCTGGGAGTCCCTTGGTCTGGACGCGTGATTTCTCCGACGATCTGGCCGAGGCCTTCTACCGGATCAACGCTCAGTGGATCGAGGAGATGTTCGCCCTGGAAGAAAACGACGTCGCCCTGCTGTCGAGCCCGCGCGAGCTGATCCTGGACAAGGGCGGGGTGGTGCTGTTCGCCGAGACGGCCGAGTACGGTGTGGTCGGGACCTGCGCGCTGATGGTCTCGAAGGACGGCTGGGTCGAGCTGACGAAGATGGGCGTGCTCAAGAGCGCCCGAGGGGTGAAGGCCGGAGAGTTCCTGCTGGCCAAGACGCTGGAACGCGCCGCCAGCCTGGGCATGGACAAGATCTACCTGCTGACGAACCGCAAATGCGCGGCGGCCATCCACCTCTATGAGAAGCTGGGTTTCGTCCACGACGAGGCGATCATGCGGTCATTCGGCGCGCGCTATGAACGCTGCGACGTGGCGATGTCCTATCGGCCGAGGGTCTGA
- a CDS encoding pectate lyase family protein: protein MRDRRPFQAAMGALALTLLAGAPALAGEVTAFPGAEGAGRLSLGGRGGAVLRVTNLNDSGTGSLRAAVEAKGPRTVVFDVAGTIPLKSPLKISNPRITIAGQTAPGGGITLRDQTLVIGADDVVIRFIRSRLGAESKVEGDAIWISGGRRIILDHVSASWSVDETLSASARYTEAGQGFHDLTVQWSIIAESLARSIHVKGDHGYGSLIRGGQGSRISFHHNLWANHIARMPRPGNYDGPDKDPVGPLFDFRSNVFYNWGKGYAGYNADKATRAAYNFVDNAYVPGPDTGKRVIFQESNLEARGYFAGNSMDGVVPADPWSLVTFTITEPAGYRLAAPLDVAPVTPESADKAYERVLADAGASVWRDPVDRRIVEGVRSRQGKVINTQADVGGWPELPAGKALPDTDSDGMPDAWETARGLNPKRPDGAILAKDGSGWTNLELYLADAAKVRG from the coding sequence ATGCGGGACCGCCGCCCCTTCCAGGCCGCCATGGGCGCGCTTGCCCTGACCTTGCTCGCCGGCGCCCCCGCCCTCGCCGGCGAAGTGACGGCCTTCCCGGGCGCGGAGGGCGCGGGACGCCTAAGCCTGGGCGGACGCGGCGGCGCGGTGCTACGCGTCACCAATCTCAACGACTCCGGCACGGGCTCGCTGCGCGCTGCGGTCGAGGCCAAGGGGCCCCGCACCGTCGTCTTCGACGTCGCCGGCACGATCCCGCTGAAGTCGCCGCTGAAGATCAGCAACCCGCGCATCACCATCGCCGGCCAGACCGCGCCCGGCGGCGGGATCACCCTGCGCGACCAGACCCTGGTGATCGGCGCCGATGACGTCGTGATCCGCTTCATCCGCTCGCGCTTGGGCGCCGAAAGCAAGGTCGAGGGCGACGCAATCTGGATCAGCGGCGGCCGCCGGATCATTCTTGACCACGTCTCAGCCAGCTGGTCGGTGGATGAAACCCTGTCGGCCTCGGCCCGCTATACCGAAGCAGGGCAAGGCTTTCACGACCTGACGGTCCAGTGGTCGATCATCGCCGAGAGCCTGGCGCGCTCGATCCACGTCAAGGGCGACCACGGCTATGGCAGCCTGATCCGTGGCGGCCAGGGCAGCAGGATCAGCTTCCACCACAATCTGTGGGCCAACCACATCGCCCGCATGCCGCGCCCGGGCAACTATGACGGGCCCGACAAGGACCCCGTCGGCCCGCTGTTCGATTTTCGCTCCAACGTCTTCTACAACTGGGGCAAGGGCTATGCTGGCTACAACGCCGACAAGGCCACGCGAGCGGCCTACAACTTCGTGGACAACGCCTATGTCCCAGGTCCCGACACCGGAAAGCGCGTGATCTTCCAGGAGAGCAATCTGGAGGCCAGGGGCTACTTCGCCGGCAACAGCATGGACGGGGTGGTCCCGGCCGATCCCTGGAGCCTGGTGACCTTCACGATTACCGAGCCCGCCGGCTACCGCCTCGCCGCGCCGCTCGACGTCGCGCCCGTCACGCCAGAGAGCGCTGACAAGGCCTATGAACGCGTGCTTGCCGACGCCGGCGCCTCAGTCTGGCGCGACCCCGTCGACCGCCGGATTGTCGAGGGCGTGCGGTCTCGCCAGGGCAAGGTGATCAATACCCAGGCCGATGTCGGCGGCTGGCCGGAACTGCCCGCCGGCAAGGCGCTGCCCGACACCGACAGCGACGGCATGCCCGACGCCTGGGAGACCGCCCGCGGCCTCAATCCGAAGAGACCGGACGGCGCGATCCTGGCCAAGGACGGCTCGGGCTGGACCAACCTGGAGCTCTATCTTGCGGACGCGGCGAAGGTTCGGGGGTAG
- a CDS encoding response regulator, which produces MRFDLLKVLLVEDNQHMRILLIEMLRAIGVRHIHEASDGAEALATMRSTYIDVVLTDLTMSGLDGVEFVHLLRRSPDSPNPFCPIVMITGHSTERRVREARDAGVNEFLAKPITARGLVHRLTLLIENPRPFIRAGDYFGPDRRRRDDPRYQGPRRRAEDAAAFYLDDLDAERGHPTRRM; this is translated from the coding sequence ATGCGGTTCGACCTCCTGAAGGTCCTGCTGGTCGAAGACAACCAGCACATGCGCATCCTGTTGATCGAAATGCTTCGTGCGATCGGTGTGCGCCACATCCACGAAGCGAGCGACGGCGCCGAGGCGTTGGCGACCATGCGCTCGACCTATATCGACGTGGTGCTGACCGACCTTACGATGAGCGGTCTCGACGGGGTCGAGTTCGTCCACCTCCTGCGTCGCTCGCCCGACAGCCCCAACCCATTCTGCCCGATTGTCATGATCACCGGCCATTCAACCGAACGGCGGGTGCGTGAAGCCCGTGACGCCGGGGTCAATGAGTTTCTGGCCAAGCCGATCACGGCGCGTGGCCTGGTGCACCGCCTGACCCTGCTGATCGAGAACCCGCGCCCCTTCATCCGGGCGGGCGACTATTTCGGCCCCGACCGCCGTCGGCGCGACGATCCCCGCTATCAGGGACCCCGGCGACGCGCCGAGGATGCGGCGGCCTTCTATCTGGACGACCTGGACGCCGAACGCGGCCATCCGACGCGGAGAATGTAA
- a CDS encoding TonB-dependent receptor domain-containing protein, translated as MKYLLATAAIAPLLMFSSANAEALSAAAAGAVGATPAAEKAVQSAGGKANGEAVFSTGVAKGRDRLDSATSTSALRASEFETYGARSLGEVLRNIPGIRAEYAIGEGNANYSIRGLPLSGTGSKYVQLQEDGLPVLEFGDMYQLGTDMFMRSDLNLSQIETIRGGSASTFASNSPGGVINLISKTGDTEGGAIQGTYGLNYGEKRVDADYGGKISDTLRFHVGGFYRQGEGPRDVGYTAYKGGQIKANLTKTFSNGYVRVYGKYLNDRTPAYTFLPIRVTGTNADPTFTSPANFNIKTDSLLSPYVSNVIRLDENNNLAQEDLRGGQHAVVKSVGFDAQFDVNGWTITEKFRFSDIGGGTQAIRPIAVNQASLLSMAYGGPGSTLSFATGPQAGQAITSPSTLNGNGLLTSSLQLDTKVKSLDNVTNDLRASRVWDVNGGNLTTTAGFYASSQDYATDLNFLNVLATVAGDGQSTLVNTKTAAGVAFTQDGYVSYGLGNAFRRSYDMNYRVDAPYASINYHIGKIAVGGSLRYDMGKVRGTLFGAELGGGRLGTVSFDMNRDGVISTAETKVSALPLGQPGNVDYDYEYLSYSTGVNYRVAEQLAVFGRYSRGGRASADKILFTPAVNYNTGKLVDDESAYDTVKQAELGLKYRISGVTFNVTGFSAKTGERNTQIVSGADGTASVLNIVRGYKAKGVELEAAVRKGPFSVTAGATYTDAKITSDAQRPELVGNKPRHQADFIYSVTPQVELKNATVGFNVIGTTSSFAQDTNQLKLPAYKLVNAFVQVRPMENVQLMLNVNNVFNQLALSDSEQAAIPASGVVLGRTYLGRTASATLRYSF; from the coding sequence ATGAAGTATCTGCTCGCGACCGCCGCAATCGCGCCTCTCTTGATGTTCTCGTCCGCGAATGCGGAGGCGCTGAGCGCCGCCGCAGCGGGCGCCGTCGGGGCCACGCCTGCGGCTGAGAAAGCCGTGCAAAGCGCCGGCGGTAAGGCGAACGGTGAGGCGGTGTTCTCGACCGGCGTCGCCAAGGGCCGTGATCGCCTCGACAGCGCCACGTCCACCAGCGCCCTGCGCGCTTCGGAATTCGAGACCTACGGCGCCCGCTCGCTGGGCGAAGTGCTGCGCAACATCCCCGGCATCCGCGCCGAGTACGCGATCGGTGAAGGCAACGCGAACTACTCGATCCGCGGCCTGCCGCTGTCGGGCACCGGCTCCAAGTACGTGCAGCTGCAGGAAGACGGCCTGCCCGTCCTCGAGTTCGGCGACATGTACCAGCTCGGCACCGATATGTTCATGCGCAGCGACCTGAACCTTTCGCAGATCGAGACGATCCGCGGCGGTTCGGCCTCGACCTTCGCGTCGAACTCGCCGGGCGGCGTGATCAACCTGATCTCCAAGACCGGCGACACCGAGGGCGGCGCGATCCAGGGCACCTACGGCCTGAACTACGGCGAAAAGCGCGTCGACGCCGACTACGGCGGCAAGATCAGCGACACGCTGCGCTTCCATGTCGGCGGTTTCTATCGCCAGGGCGAAGGTCCGCGCGACGTCGGCTACACCGCCTACAAGGGCGGTCAGATCAAGGCCAACCTCACCAAGACGTTCAGCAACGGCTATGTGCGCGTCTACGGCAAGTATCTGAACGATCGCACGCCGGCCTATACCTTCCTCCCGATCCGCGTCACCGGCACGAACGCCGATCCGACCTTCACCAGCCCAGCCAACTTCAATATCAAGACCGACTCTCTGCTGTCGCCCTATGTCAGCAACGTCATCCGGCTGGACGAGAACAATAACCTTGCCCAAGAGGATCTGCGCGGCGGTCAGCACGCCGTGGTCAAGTCGGTCGGCTTCGACGCCCAGTTCGATGTGAACGGCTGGACCATCACCGAGAAGTTCCGCTTCTCCGACATCGGCGGCGGCACCCAGGCCATTCGTCCGATCGCGGTGAACCAAGCATCCCTCCTTTCCATGGCTTATGGCGGCCCTGGCAGCACGCTGAGCTTCGCTACCGGCCCGCAGGCGGGCCAGGCCATCACCAGCCCGTCAACCCTGAACGGCAACGGGCTGTTGACCTCCTCGCTACAGCTCGACACCAAGGTCAAGAGTCTGGACAACGTCACCAACGACCTGCGCGCCAGCCGCGTCTGGGACGTCAACGGCGGCAATCTGACCACAACTGCAGGCTTCTACGCTTCGTCCCAGGACTATGCGACGGACCTGAACTTCCTGAATGTTCTGGCTACGGTCGCGGGCGATGGTCAGTCCACGCTGGTCAACACCAAGACGGCGGCTGGCGTTGCGTTCACGCAAGACGGGTACGTTTCCTACGGCCTCGGGAATGCGTTCCGCCGCAGCTATGACATGAACTACCGCGTCGATGCGCCGTACGCCTCTATCAACTACCACATCGGCAAGATCGCCGTGGGCGGCAGCCTGCGGTACGACATGGGCAAGGTTCGCGGCACGCTCTTCGGCGCCGAACTGGGCGGCGGTCGCCTGGGCACGGTGTCCTTCGACATGAACCGGGACGGCGTGATCTCGACGGCCGAGACGAAGGTTTCGGCCCTGCCTCTCGGCCAACCCGGTAACGTCGACTACGACTATGAGTATCTGAGCTACTCGACCGGCGTGAACTACCGCGTCGCCGAGCAACTGGCCGTCTTCGGCCGCTACAGCCGCGGCGGCCGCGCCTCGGCCGACAAGATCCTGTTCACGCCGGCGGTCAACTACAACACCGGCAAGCTGGTGGACGACGAAAGCGCCTACGACACCGTCAAGCAAGCCGAGCTGGGCCTGAAGTATCGGATCTCGGGCGTGACCTTCAATGTCACGGGCTTCTCGGCCAAGACCGGCGAGCGCAACACCCAGATCGTCAGCGGCGCCGACGGCACCGCCTCGGTCTTGAACATCGTACGCGGCTACAAGGCCAAGGGCGTCGAGCTCGAAGCCGCCGTCCGCAAGGGTCCGTTCAGCGTGACCGCCGGCGCGACCTACACCGACGCCAAGATCACCAGCGACGCCCAGCGTCCCGAGCTCGTCGGCAACAAGCCGCGTCACCAGGCCGACTTCATCTACTCGGTGACGCCGCAGGTCGAGCTGAAGAACGCCACGGTGGGCTTCAACGTGATCGGCACCACCAGCAGCTTCGCCCAGGACACCAACCAGCTGAAGCTGCCGGCCTACAAGCTGGTCAACGCCTTCGTGCAGGTTCGTCCGATGGAGAACGTGCAGCTGATGCTGAACGTCAACAACGTGTTCAACCAGCTGGCCCTGAGCGACTCCGAGCAGGCCGCTATCCCGGCCAGCGGCGTCGTGCTTGGCCGCACCTATCTGGGCCGGACCGCCTCGGCGACGCTGCGCTACAGCTTCTAA
- a CDS encoding 6-carboxytetrahydropterin synthase, with product MKPVFEITKAAYFDAAHYIEQGPSDHRYRRLHGHSFKVEASVRGEMLDAGWVADLDTLDVALKAVAVELDHGLLNDKPGLEVPTLERLCLYFAERLRGQFPGLSRVVLSRPTIGETCVLSL from the coding sequence ATGAAGCCCGTCTTCGAGATCACGAAGGCCGCGTATTTCGACGCGGCCCACTATATCGAGCAAGGTCCCTCGGACCATCGCTATCGCCGCCTGCACGGCCATTCGTTCAAGGTCGAGGCCAGCGTGCGCGGCGAGATGCTGGACGCCGGCTGGGTGGCTGACCTCGACACGCTGGATGTCGCGCTGAAGGCTGTCGCCGTCGAGCTGGATCACGGCCTGCTGAATGACAAGCCGGGTCTTGAAGTGCCGACGCTGGAACGGCTGTGCCTCTATTTCGCTGAGCGTCTGCGTGGCCAGTTCCCGGGCCTGTCCCGCGTGGTGCTGTCGCGGCCGACGATCGGCGAGACCTGCGTGCTGAGCCTCTAG
- the aroC gene encoding chorismate synthase has translation MSHNTFGHLFRVTTWGESHGPALGCVVDGCPPGIALTAEMIQVFLDKRRPGNGKFVTQRQEPDAVRILSGVFEDARSNGQRTTGTPISLMIENTDQRSKDYSEIAQAFRPGHADYAYFAKYGVRDYRGGGRSSARETAARVAAGAVARLIIPGVTVRAALVQIGPHKIDRSNWEWAQTEQNPYWSPDAAIVPVWEEHLEKIRKAGSSTGAVVEVEATGVPAGWGAPLYAKLDAELAAALMSINAAKGVEIGDGFDSAALTGEDNADTMRMGDDGQPVFQSNHAGGILGGISSGQPIVARVAFKPTSSILIPRETVNEAGEEIELRTKGRHDPCVGIRGVPVVEAMTACVLADAFLRHRGQTGREHFPLSASARPARP, from the coding sequence ATGTCGCACAACACCTTTGGTCACCTGTTCCGCGTCACCACCTGGGGCGAGAGCCACGGCCCGGCGCTCGGCTGCGTCGTCGACGGCTGCCCTCCCGGGATCGCCCTGACGGCGGAGATGATCCAGGTGTTCCTCGACAAGCGCCGCCCGGGCAACGGCAAGTTCGTCACCCAGCGCCAGGAGCCGGACGCCGTGCGCATCCTGTCGGGCGTGTTCGAGGACGCGCGCTCGAACGGCCAGCGCACGACCGGCACGCCGATCAGCCTGATGATCGAGAACACCGACCAGCGCAGCAAGGACTATTCGGAGATCGCCCAGGCCTTCCGGCCCGGCCATGCCGACTACGCCTATTTCGCCAAGTATGGCGTGCGCGACTATCGCGGCGGCGGGCGCAGCTCGGCCCGCGAGACCGCCGCGCGGGTGGCCGCCGGCGCCGTCGCGCGGCTGATCATTCCGGGCGTGACGGTGCGCGCCGCCCTCGTGCAGATCGGCCCGCACAAGATCGACCGGTCCAACTGGGAGTGGGCCCAAACCGAGCAGAACCCCTACTGGTCTCCCGACGCAGCCATTGTGCCGGTCTGGGAGGAGCACCTCGAAAAGATCCGCAAGGCCGGCTCGTCCACCGGCGCCGTCGTCGAGGTCGAGGCCACCGGTGTTCCAGCCGGCTGGGGCGCGCCGCTCTATGCCAAACTGGACGCAGAGTTGGCCGCCGCCCTGATGTCGATCAACGCGGCCAAGGGCGTCGAGATCGGCGACGGCTTCGACAGCGCCGCCCTCACGGGCGAGGACAACGCCGACACGATGCGCATGGGCGATGACGGGCAGCCGGTTTTCCAATCCAATCACGCGGGTGGGATTCTGGGCGGCATCTCCTCGGGCCAGCCGATTGTCGCGCGGGTGGCCTTCAAGCCGACCTCGTCGATCCTGATCCCGCGCGAGACGGTCAATGAGGCCGGCGAGGAGATCGAGCTTCGCACCAAGGGTCGCCATGACCCGTGCGTCGGCATCCGGGGCGTGCCGGTGGTCGAGGCCATGACCGCGTGCGTGCTGGCCGACGCCTTCCTGCGCCATCGCGGGCAAACCGGCCGGGAGCACTTCCCGCTTAGCGCGAGCGCACGACCAGCGCGACCTTAG